TTTAAATGTACCTTCTCCAGCTGCAATCCAAGGATTTGATACAACTTCAGTACCTTTTTTAATCACTACTCCACCTACAACAGCACCAGCACCGTCTTTAACAATAAAGTTCACTTCTGCTCCTTCTTCTACTTCAGAAACACCAGCTACTGACAATACTAATTTTTTAGGATCTGGATCTGGACCTACAACATCTTTATCTGATACTTTAACAGTTAATACGTTACTGTCATTGAAACCATTTTTCTTAGCTTGAACTTTGAATTCTCCTTTTTTAGTAAAAGTGTATGGATTTGAAACTTTCTCACCTGCAACATAAAGATCAGTTCCAGCTTCTGCTTTGTCACCTACTTTTACTGTAAATGTAACAGCGTCACCTTCTTTTACGTCAGTTTTTCCTGATAAGACTAAGTCTTTTTGCTTTGGATCATCATTTTTGCTATCGTCGCTGCTACAAGAAGCTCCGAATGTAGCCAAACCAGCTACAGCCAAAAACATAAATAATTTTTTCATAAATATTTGCTTTAATTAGTTAATAATTGTGTTGCAATATAAAAACATTTTTGAAACTAAAAAAAAAATTAGTTAATATTATCTTTAATGTTCCCTAACATTCTACACTAACACCCGAATATTATATAATAAACCTTATTTTTAGCTAAAACATTTAACATATTAATTATTATAAAACAAAATATTTAACCATATAATTATCATTATTATATTTTAACATTTAACGAATCGTAAAATATTCCTTTTATTTCAACTTTTACATCTTTATCGCTAGAAAAGATAAGAGCTTTTAATACATTCATCTTTTTCCTTATATTTACCGCAACCAAACTACTTTTAGAATACTATGAACGCAAAAGAATACGAAAGCAACGAATTAATAGACCGATTACCTCCTCACTTGAAGCAATTTATCAAGCCACAAGACTATGAGGATTATACTCCTATCAACCAAGCGGTATGGCGCTACGTCATGCGTAAAAACGTCGACTACCTATCTAAAGTAGCTCACGACACTTATTTGGAAGGATTAAGTAAAACAGGAATCTCGGTTGAATCAATTCCAAGTATGTATGGTATGAATAGAATCTTAAAGGAAATTGGTTGGGCAGCTGTCGCAGTAGATGGTTTTATTCCACCTAATGCCTTTATGGAATTTCAAGCCTACAAAGTACTTGTTATTGCTTCAGACATTAGACAATTAGAAAATATTGAATACACCCCTGCCCCTGATATCATTCACGAAGGAGCTGGGCACGCACCTATTATTGCTAATCCTGAATACGCAGAATACTTAAGACGTTTTGGGGAAATTGGCTGTAAAGCCATTTCATCCGCTCATGATTATGAAATTTACGAAGCTATTCGTTTATTATCCATCTTAAAAGAGGCAGAAGGTGTAGCTGAAGAAGATATTAAAAAGGCAGAAGATGAAGTTGATCGCTTACAAGCAATCACAACCGCACCTTCAGAAATGGCTTTAATTCGAAACTTACACTGGTGGACTGTAGAATATGGTTTAATTGGAACCGTGGACAATCCTAAAATATACGGAGCTGGACTATTGTCTTCTATTGGAGAGAGTGCTTGGTGTATGACGGATAACGTAGTTAAACTACCTTACACAATTGAAGCAGCTACTCAAGGTTTTGACATCACTAAACCTCAACCTCAACTCTATGTAACACCAGATTTTGCATTTTTAAGTGAAGTCTTAGAGAATTTCGCCAACAAAATGGCATTGCGCAAAGGTGGATTAGAGGGTATTCAGAAATTAATTGACTCCAAAGCCTTAGGAACTATTGAATTGAATACAGGTATTCAGATTTCAGGACACTTTACTAATGTAATTGAGCATGAAGGTAAACCTGCATATGTACAAACAACTGGAGCCACAGCATTATCTTATAGAGAAAAAGAACTCGTTGGACACGGAACAGAAACACATCCTCATGGTTTTGGTACGGCTTTAGGTCGTTTAAAAGGCATCAACTTAGCCATCGAAGATATGAGTCCACGTGATTTAAAAGCCTATAACTTATTTGAAGGACAACCTGTAACATTAGAATTTGAGGGCGATATTACTGTATCTGGAACAAATATTACAGGTATCCGCAATATCCATGGCAAAATTATTTTAATTAGCTTTAAAGATTGTACGGTTAAACACGGCGATACGGTTTTATTCCAACCTGAATGGGGTACGTATGATATGGCAGTAGGTGCAGATATAATTTCTGCTTTTTCTGGACCTGCAGACTATAAGAGTTTTGATTTAGTCAACCATGTTCCTTCATCTAAAACAATTAAAGCCAAAAGAGACGAAGAAAAAATAAAATTAGAAGGACTTTACCAAGCGGTTCGTTTGATGCGTGAAGAAAACAAAGCAACCGATTTAAACACCATTTTAGACACATTGATTTCGACTTATTCTTCAGATTGGTTGTTAACTGTTGAGATTCTAGAACTAGCTAAACGAAACAAAGAGGAAGCGCTCTATCAAAAAGCGATGAATCGTCTAGAACAATTGAAAGTTGAAAGACCAAAGGTCGCTCATTTAATTGTAGACGGAGTAAGTATCATTGAACAAGCATAAATTACATAGGGAAAGTGACTGACAAGTCACTTTCTTTTTTTATAGTATTTCCTTGATATTCCAAACGCCATCCCAACATATTAGTCACGACTAATAATTTCCCCAATTCACTTGTTAAGCGATTTTCTGCATTTGACTTTAAGCTAGATTGCTCAATCTTGCGCTGTAAATCCTCTTTTATCTTCGCATTAATCTTATTGTAATCTGCTCCTGTAAATGGATTGAATGTACTCGTTTCTACGTCGTATAATTTGTAATCCGGATAAATGTGAATTTCTGGTTCTGGAATATGCAACAACTGAACTACCTTGTGCTCTTCATCAATTTGGTATTGCAACTGTGTTAAATCATACTCCACTGTTGCTTTTGCATTGACAATAACTACTGCTTTTTTTGTAAAAGAAACAAGATTCAACAAATACTTCTGTTGATCTTGATAGGTCATGACTTGTGTATAATTCGCCTCAGTCACAATCAATTTACTCACGTTTTTCAATTGTTCCTGGATCAAGTCCGAATTATATTCTACGTTACTCGTTGATTTACCGAATGTATATTGATAAACCACTACTCCCATAAACATGAAGAATAGCACAATAAAGAAAGAAAATACAACTTTGAATACTTTTCTCATAACCTACACTACTTATCTAAAACTCATAAACGGATAACGCTCTAATAAATCGTCAATTTTTTCAATTAACGTATCTAAAAACTTCAAATGTTGTTCTGCTGTTGGATTAAAAGGACGATGATTCAATCCTTTCTGAACCTCATCTACTTTTTTCATTACAGCATACATTTGTTCGTCGATATAATGCGCAACAAAGCGTTCCCAAATGTATTGGATCGCAATAGCATTGGGATGAATCAAATCTTCCTTATAGAAACGATAATCGCGCAATTCATCCATCATTATTTCATAAACGGGAATATAGCTTACTTTCGTATCTTGTAATGCATCAAATGCACAGTGCAAAGCAGCAAGTAAAATACTTTTACTGCGTTCATTCTCTACAAAACCATCTTTGATATGACGTACAGGTGATATAGAACACAAAATTTGCACCTCACTATTCACTGTGCGAATCAACGTAATGATGTGTTGATAACTTGCCAATACTTCTTCATAAGAAAGCAAGCGTTTCTCGAACTGTGTATTCGGTACTTTATGGCAATTTGCTACAATCTCCCCTGTTTCTTTTACTGCATATACCCAAGCTGTACCAAAAGTAAGTGTAATGAAAGCACTTTCTCGTAAGGCGACCTGCAAATCGAATAATTTGACATTCAATTTAGTAACGATATCCTCTTGTTCCAGTTCATTTAAATCAGAATGCGCAACAAAAGAACTCCAAATATCTTGATGTTCAAAAACATCTGAAGCAGTAAACTCATGCCCTTTTACTGCGTATTCCACCAACCTTTCTATAGCCTTTGGATGAAATAAAATACCAAATGGATTGATAGTTTGCTGAAATTGGTACGCTTTAAACTTTTCTCCAATATTAACGGCAAAACAAGAGCCTAGACAAAGGATTTTATCTTCATAAGTAATCTTTTTTCCTGTATAGGATAAGGGAACAACGGTACTGAAATTCATTTCTACTAGGTATAAGAAAAAAAGATTCCTACGAATAGGAATCTTTCTTTTATCATTATATTATTTCAAATAATCAATAGCATGACTGATAGCTTCTTTCATTCCAGCTGGATTTTTACCTCCTGCTGTTGCGAAGAAAGCTTGTCCTCCTCCACCCCCTTGGATGTATTTTCCTAACTCACGAACAATTTGACCAGCATTTAATCCTTTTGCCTCAACAATTTCTTTAGAAACGTAACACGTTAACATTGGTTTATCATTGGCATTAGATCCCAACACGACATAAAGATTAGTCAACTCACTTCCTAATTCATAAGCTAAGTCTTTTGCTCCATTCGCATCTAAATCCACTTCTACAGCTAAGAAAGACACTTCATTGATCAGTTGAATTTGTCCTTTCAACTCTCCTTTTAAATTTTTAGCTTTCTCTTTCAACAATTGCTCAACTTGTTTTTTAAGTTTTGCATTTTCATCTTGTAGAGCCACAACTGCTTTCAATGTATCTTGTGGATTTTTCAATACTGCTTTTAATTCTTTCAGCGTATTTTCTTGGTCTGCATAAAAAGCACGTGCCGCTTTATTGGTAATCGCTTCAATACGGCGAATTCCAGCTGCAACAGCTCCTTCACTTACAATTTTAAACTGCCAGATATCAGCGGTATTTTGAACGTGCGTTCCTCCACATAATTCCATACTTTCACCAAAGCGAATAGCACGTACTTCATCTCCGTATTTCTCACCAAAAAGTGCCATTGCACCTTCAGCTACGGCTTGATTAAAAGGAATACTGCGTCTTTCAATTAACGGTAGTTGTTCGTGAATACGACTGTTAACGAAATCTTCCACTTGTTGTAATTCCTCTTCAGTAACTTTAGCAAAGTGCGAAAAGTCAAAACGCAAATGTGTAGGAGACACTAAAGAACCTTTTTGTTCCACATGCGTTCCTAAAATGGTACGCAACGCTTGGTGTAATAAGTGAGTTGCTGAGTGATTCGCCATGGATTGTTGACGAGCCTCTACATCTACTTTTGCTGCAAAAGTTCCTTCTACATTAGCAGGCAATTCTCTTACAATATGTAAAATTAAATTGTTTTCTTTTTTGGTATCGATAACCTGAATAGCCTCATTCGCAGAAACGATTAATCCACAATCTCCTACTTGACCTCCACCTTCTGGATAGAATGGCGTTGCATCAAGTACCAATTGGAATAATTTTCCATCTTTCTTGCTATCAACTTTTCTGTAACGCGTAATTTTCACTTGGTTTTCTAGTTGATCGTAACCAACGAATTGCTCTACATTACCGCCAATTAGAATCGTCCAGTCATCGGTAGATACCTCTGATGCTGCTCTTGAACGTGTTTTTTGCTCATTCATAGCAACTTCAAATCCTTTCTCATCTAATTCGAATCCTTTTTCTCTTAGGATTAATGCTGTTAAGTCAATAGGGAATCCAAAAGTATCATACAATTCAAATGCTTTTGCTCCATCTACTACCTTTCCATTCGTTTTCTCAATCACTTGGTCCAATAAATGCAATCCTTGTTCTAATGTACGCAAGAATGAAGCTTCTTCTTCTTTGATTACATTTTCAACCAACGTTTTTTGTGCAACGATTTCAGGGAAGAAAGCCCCCATCTGTACCGCTAGCACTTCAACTAATTGGTAGATAAAAGGTTCTTTTGTTCCTAAAAACGTAAATCCGTAGCGAATTGCACGACGTAAAATACGGCGAATAACATACCCTGCTCCGTTATTTGATGGTAATTGTCCATCAGCAATAGCGAACGCAACTGCACGAACGTGATCCACGATTACGCGAATGGCAATATTGGTTTTATTTTGTTGTTCTGTAATGTCTTTTACTGTATTGTCCGTGTATTTCAATCCAGTGATTTCTTCTACTTTTCGGATTAAAGGTGTAAATACATCTGTATCATAATTAGATGTTACGCCTTGCATAGCCATACACAAACGTTCAAATCCCATTCCTGTATCCACATGCTGAGCTGGTAATTTCTCCAAAGAACCATCCGCTTTACGGTTGAATTCCATGAATACGTTATTCCAAATCTCTACTACTTGAGGGTGATCCGCATTAACTAAAGAAAAACCTGAAACGGCTGCTCTTTCTGCATCAGTACGCAAATCAATATGAATTTCAGAACAAGGTCCGCAAGGTCCTTGATCTCCCATTTCCCAAAAGTTATCTTTTTTATTTCCTAGAATAATACGGTCTTCGGCTACATACTGTTTCCACAGATCAAAAGCCTCTTGATCAAATGGTACATTTTCAGCAGGATTTCCTTCAAAAACAGACACATATAGGCGATCTTTTTCTAGTTTTAAAACTTCCGTTAAAAATTCCCATGCCCAAGCGATTGCTTCTTTTTTGAAGTAATCTCCAAATGACCAGTTCCCTAACATCTCGAACATCGTATGGTGATACGTGTCAAAACCTACATCTTCTAAATCATTGTGCTTTCCAGAAACACGTAAACATTTTTGTGTATCTGCTATACGTTTGCTTTTCGGCGTGGCGTTTCCTAAAAAATATTCTTTAAACTGGGCCATCCCAGAGTTGTTAAACATTAGAGTTGGATCGTCTTTTAAAACGATCGGTGCTGAAGGAACGATTAAATGTCCCTTTTCTTCAAAAAAGTTTAAAAACTTCTGACGAATTTCTTGTGATTTCATATTTTCGGAAACTAATATTTTCTATCAAACATTTAAATAACTTGCTAATTGTATTGTATAACCCTGTATTGACCAACAAAATGTGTTAATTTTTTATTCCCATTTGTTATTTAACCAAGTATTAAACCAAAACATTGTTTAAATTTGTTGTTTAACGCCTTTTTAAACCAAACAAGGGTGTTTACAAAATTAGTGCAAAAATAGTGTTTTTTAAATTATGGCTAAGGTAAAATATTATTACGATTCCGAAAAGTTAGCGTTTCACAGAATACGTCCCAAATCTTCTAAGAGAATCGTAAACATATTCTTGTTTATCCTATCTGCGGCTGCCTTTGGTTTATTGGGATTATTTATTTTAATTAATTCCAATATCCTAGCGACACCCAAAGAGAAGATGTTAGAAAGAGAGGTTGCAGAATTTAAAACCAACTATACCTTACTCAATAAAAAAATTGATCTTATTGCGGAAGTTTTAGATGAACTTGAAGTTCGTGATAACGAAATCTATAGGGCTTACTTCAACACCGCTCCTATTCCAGAGGAGCAGCGCAAAGCGGGATTGGGAGGAATTAATCGCTATAAAGAATTTAAAAACTTACAAAACGAAAAGCTATTGCAATTGACAACTGAAAAAATCGATCTCATTGCTAAACAAACCGCAATACAATCACGTTCATTGGATGATATCATTAATCTAGCAAAAGGAAAAGAAAAATTATTAGCGGCTATTCCGGCTATTCAACCCGTAAAGAATGAAAGTCTAAAACACATGGCTTCAGGTTATGGTTATCGCAGTGACCCTTTTACGAAGATTAAGAAGTTCCACTCGGGCATGGACTTTTCTGTCAACATTGGAACCCCTATTTATGCTACGGGAGATGGACGAGTAACAAGAGCCAACAATCAACTTTCTGGTTATGGAAATTTAATTGAGGTGGAACATGGATATGGATATCAAACGCGTTATGCCCACTTGAGTAAGTATAACGTTAAACAAGGGCAAACCGTAAAAAGAGGGGATATCATTGGTTATGCAGGAAGTACAGGGCGAAGTTCTGGTCCACACTTACACTATGAAGTTCACTACAAAGGAAATCCTGTGAATCCACTGAATTACTACTATGGCGATATTTCAGCCAAAGAATTTGAATTATTATTACAAGAAGCTAATCACGAAAATCAATCTCTAGACTAATGAAAGTTAATTTACCTGAAAAAAGATATTACAGTATTGGCGAGCTTGCAAAAGCTTTTGACGTCAACACTTCTTTGATTCGTTTTTGGGAAAAAGAATTTGACATCATCAAGCCCAAAAAGAATGCCAAGGGCAATCGTATGTTCTCGCAACAAGATGTCAAAAACTTTGAATTAATTTACCATCTAGTCAAAGAAAGAGGATTCACTTTAGAGGGAGCCAAGGAACAACTGAAACTCAAACCCAAAGAAGCTGTGGACAACCTTGAAATCATCAAGCGATTAGAATACATCAAAGAAACATTAATAAGTATAAAAAACGAACTTTAAAACAGAAAAAAACAAATGAAAAAAGCGTTACCTATTATCATCGTATTAGTTGTATTAATTGGGGGATACTTCTTGTTATCCATGAATTATCAAAATACAGCTTTAGGACACAAACAAGCCGTGGATAAATCATGGGCAGATGTTGAAGGTGCCTACCAAAGAAGAAATGACTTAATTGGAAACTTAGTAGAAACAGTAAAAGGAGCCGCTGATTTTGAGAAATCAACCTTAGAAGCAGTTGTGAATGCAAGAGCGAAGGCAACTTCCGTTTCTATTGATCCAACAAATATGACAGAAGCACAATTAGCAAACTTCCAACAAACACAATCTGGAGTTTCTAGCGCATTGGGACGTTTATTAGTTACGGTAGAAAAATATCCTGACTTAAAAACGAATCAAAACTTCTTGAAATTACAAGATGAATTAGCGAGTACTGAAAATCAAATCTTTACACAGCGTAGTCGCTTCAATGAGACAGTACAAGTGTACAATGGATATATTTTAAAAGTACCTAATAAATTTTTCTTGAATGGCTATGCAGAGCGACCATTCTTTAAAGCAGAAGCTGGAGCTGAAAATGCACCAAAAGTAAAATTCTAATTGATTATGCAACCAATTCATCAATTTCTAAGTCCTTCGGATGAACAAGAAATTATAGCGGCCATTACACAAGCGGAGAAAAATACCACGGGAGAAATCAGAGTTCACATTGAAACAAAAACAACAAAAGAACCCTATACAAGAGCTCAAGAGGTATTTTTTGAACTTGCTATGGACAAAACCACACATGCAAATGGGGTTTTGTTCTATATCTGTTTAAGCTCCAAAGCTTTTGTGATTCTTGGCGACAAAGGAATTGATCAACGCGTAAAGACGGAAAATTTTTGGGAAGGAACCAAAGAACTTGTTATTAATTACTTCAAACAAGGATTATTCAAACAGGGGCTTATTTATGGAATTCTCAAAGCAGGTAGTCAATTAAAAGTGTATTTCCCTGCTGAAGGAGAAAACAAAAATGAACTATCAAACGAAATATCAAAAGCTTAACTCAACATGCGAAAACTACAGAACAGAGTCCTATCATTTGTTGTATTTGCTTTCCTTTTACTTTGGTCGCAAGTCAATTATGCGCAATTTGATATTCCAACCAAGCCTACGGGTACGAAACAAACAGCAGTTTATGATTATGCTCAACTTCTAAGCAGTCAACAAAATAAAGCATTAGAACAAAAATTAATCAACTATAGTGACACAACCTCAACGCAGATTGTAGTCATTATCATTCCTTCTCTAAAAGGAGAGAGTATTGGTATTCTAGGACCTAAATGGGGACAAACCTGGGGTATTGGTCAAAAAGGGAAAGACAATGGCGTTTTAATCCTAATGGCTGCGGAAGAAAGACAAATAGGCATTTACCCTGGGTATGGTGCCGAAGTGCAAATTACAGCAGGACAAGGAGGAGAATTGATTCGAAATAGGATTATTCCAGAGTTTAAACGAGGGGATTACTATGCGGGTCTTAATGAAGGAGTAGATGGAATTATGGAAATGCTTGCCGGAACATACCAAGCGGATAAAGATGCTCGTATGGACGGCGACAATGAAATAGGGGGATTATTTTGCTTGATAGCGATTATCGCTTTGATAGTGGGTACAATTCTATTTAACAAAGGTAAAAACAATGGAGGTGGTCGAGGCAACTCTGGCCATCGTGGTTTCTTAGATGATTTAACCAGCATGGTTATCCTCAGTAACCTTGGCAGAAGCTCCGGAGGCGGAGGTTTTGGTGGAGGTGGAAGCTTCGGCGGCGGTGGCGGATTTGGCGGCGGCTTCGGAGGTGGAGGTTTCTCTGGTGGTGGATCAAGTGGAAGCTGGTAATCCATCAAATAAAACAATAAGGGGGATGTTGATCAACATCCCCCTTATTTATTCTTAATATCCTCCTCTTTGTATGACAGTTCCTCTACGGCTTCCTCCTGGTCCGCCAAAGCTTCCTCTATTCCCTCTCATTTCTTTACTTCCAAACGCTTTTAAACTATACGTCAAAGAAAACATCACATAGCGTTTAAGCACTAAACTTTCTGAATCCACAATAGATGTCGCGTCAATTGTTCGTCTTGAACTTGTATTTTGATTCAACATATCATATACTTTAACTTTAGCTTTAAAGCGGTCATTAAAAAACTCATACGCTAAACTCACATTCCACATATAGAAATCTCGATTGTAGCCTGAAGCAATTTGAGAATTATAGGTATACGTAAAATCATTTCCTATCGTGAATTTACTCGGCCAATACACCACTGTTTCCAATGCTGCATTGTGAACGAAATTACTTGCACGATCTATAGTAAAATTCTTATAGCTCGACCAACTTCTATTGTAGTTGTACGAAGGTGAAATTCGAAACAATTCTCCGTAATCCAAATTCACATATACTCTTGGGCTTATTCCATTGGTAATTGCATCATACGTTACTCCATCAATATATCCTTTATTGACATTCTGATTGTAACGCAAATTAATACCATAACGCATCGTCAAGGCCTCCCATTTTTCTGATCGATACCAAGATCCATATAAAGACCAATTATATGCTCCAGAAACGTTTTTATAAGTAGAAATACTCTTTCTATCCTCGTCGTAATCTACAGCATTCACAATGCTATTATTCATGAAGTTGATATTACCATTCAGGGAATAACCTGATCGCGTTTGGAAGTTATACGATCGGTAACTCAGATTTACTCCATGATTCCCTGTTGGGCGCAAATCAGGATTTCCTACCGACGTATGTAGTGGATTACTTATATCTACAATATCCAACAATTGCGCTGCACTTTGATAGCTGACATTATAGTTATACATCATCCAGAAATAACTCCCCTTTCCCATAGCATAACTCAAATTAAGGCGCACATTCGGGTCGATATATTTCTTATCCAAAGAGTAAATCTGATTGTTATATAAGGCCTCTACACTATTCTTAACAATATTCGTAGACGTATTAAAATCAGCAAACCACTTTTTATATTTATAATTCAATCCTACGTAGGGTGCTACTGTTGTTTGAACCGTATTATAACGATTCGTTTGCAATGTATTTAACTCTGAATACTCCTGTGTTGCTTCATCATAATCAAATACTTTTGAATCCGTAATTGTTTGATTTCGGTCCCAATTACTCCCCACCAACAACGTCAATGAATCCGTAATCGGCTGACTATATTCCATCGCAAAACGGTAGGTATCATTGGTATTGTTTTGTGTCTGAAACTGACGGCGAATATCATCTTCTTGTTCTGATTTATAAAAACGCGTCGTTGATTCTTGTAGCGCATCACTCGTATTTACACTATTTGTGTTCATAAATTCAAGTGTAAAAAACTGTCGGTCTCTTTTCAATTTTCGCATATAGCGCATGGCATTAGAAAAAGAATTACTATCCCCCTTACTTGTAGCATTAGATTCGCTATCATTCAACAATTCCCCCACTTCATTAAGGGCTTGATCTTTCGAGCTCGTTACTGAACGGGAATAGTTGGTTTGAAAATTAGGCATAATATAAAAGGAATCCTTCTCCCCTATATAGTCTATCGACACATTCGCAGAATGCCCTTCCGAGTCGCTATTAGATGCCGATTCCGAATTATTCACAAACGTTCCAGAAGGTAAAAATTGTGTTACTGTGGATCGACTTTTACTTTCCGTATCCGAAAAATTGTAATTATAACTACCGTTAACCTTCAGCTTGGTATTGATATCTTGTACGAAGTTTACTCCCAACATTCTCGATTCTGTAATTCCGCCCGAGCTCTTTCCCATCCGCATATTATCAAATACCTCATCCATTGAAAAGCCCATAGCATTGATATTATTAGCAGAACCTATCACATTCAACTGAGTTTTATCAAAAAACGTATTAAAGAATAAACTACTTTCATATCGCTTATCCGAGCCATATCCTCCAGTTATCTTTCCGAAATACCCCTTATTATGCTCTTCATCAATCGTAATGTTGATGCTGGCATCTTCTGATTTTGCACGTTCCCCCGTAAATTTTTCTTTTTTCGTTTTCTTATCTGTTACCTGAACTTTATTGATAATTTCCGAAGGCAAATTTTCTAAAGCAATTTTGCCATCTTCTCCAAAAAATGGTTTTCCATTAACCAATATCTCCTTTACTTCCTTGCCGTTTACTGTAATTTTTTTGTCTTCATCAATCTGAAAACCGGGCAATTGCTTCAACAATTGTTCAAGATTAGCATCAGGGCGAACAGAAAAAGAAGACGCATTAAACTCTAAGGTATCTTTTTTCACTCGAATTGGAGGAACATCTGCCGTAATGACTAACTCATCCAAACTCGTCACCAATTCTTGTAAGCGTATTACCCCTAAGTCATAGGTTGATTCTCCTGTTTTCTCTATTGCTTTAGTATAAGGTTTGAATCCAACCATACTGGCTTTGAAGAGTATTTTTTCCTCTGGTAGTTTTATTTTTAAATCAAACTTTCCTTCCGCATTCGACATATTGTATTCTAGTACAGCATTGTCTTTTTCTTTCACGAGATAAACCGTAACGGCTTCTAATGGATTTTTTACAGAATCCATCAATTGACCTTTGAAGATAACTGTAGATTGGCTGAATAT
The window above is part of the Myroides odoratus DSM 2801 genome. Proteins encoded here:
- a CDS encoding aromatic amino acid hydroxylase — its product is MNAKEYESNELIDRLPPHLKQFIKPQDYEDYTPINQAVWRYVMRKNVDYLSKVAHDTYLEGLSKTGISVESIPSMYGMNRILKEIGWAAVAVDGFIPPNAFMEFQAYKVLVIASDIRQLENIEYTPAPDIIHEGAGHAPIIANPEYAEYLRRFGEIGCKAISSAHDYEIYEAIRLLSILKEAEGVAEEDIKKAEDEVDRLQAITTAPSEMALIRNLHWWTVEYGLIGTVDNPKIYGAGLLSSIGESAWCMTDNVVKLPYTIEAATQGFDITKPQPQLYVTPDFAFLSEVLENFANKMALRKGGLEGIQKLIDSKALGTIELNTGIQISGHFTNVIEHEGKPAYVQTTGATALSYREKELVGHGTETHPHGFGTALGRLKGINLAIEDMSPRDLKAYNLFEGQPVTLEFEGDITVSGTNITGIRNIHGKIILISFKDCTVKHGDTVLFQPEWGTYDMAVGADIISAFSGPADYKSFDLVNHVPSSKTIKAKRDEEKIKLEGLYQAVRLMREENKATDLNTILDTLISTYSSDWLLTVEILELAKRNKEEALYQKAMNRLEQLKVERPKVAHLIVDGVSIIEQA
- a CDS encoding DUF4230 domain-containing protein is translated as MRKVFKVVFSFFIVLFFMFMGVVVYQYTFGKSTSNVEYNSDLIQEQLKNVSKLIVTEANYTQVMTYQDQQKYLLNLVSFTKKAVVIVNAKATVEYDLTQLQYQIDEEHKVVQLLHIPEPEIHIYPDYKLYDVETSTFNPFTGADYNKINAKIKEDLQRKIEQSSLKSNAENRLTSELGKLLVVTNMLGWRLEYQGNTIKKESDLSVTFPM
- a CDS encoding GSCFA domain-containing protein gives rise to the protein MNFSTVVPLSYTGKKITYEDKILCLGSCFAVNIGEKFKAYQFQQTINPFGILFHPKAIERLVEYAVKGHEFTASDVFEHQDIWSSFVAHSDLNELEQEDIVTKLNVKLFDLQVALRESAFITLTFGTAWVYAVKETGEIVANCHKVPNTQFEKRLLSYEEVLASYQHIITLIRTVNSEVQILCSISPVRHIKDGFVENERSKSILLAALHCAFDALQDTKVSYIPVYEIMMDELRDYRFYKEDLIHPNAIAIQYIWERFVAHYIDEQMYAVMKKVDEVQKGLNHRPFNPTAEQHLKFLDTLIEKIDDLLERYPFMSFR
- the alaS gene encoding alanine--tRNA ligase encodes the protein MKSQEIRQKFLNFFEEKGHLIVPSAPIVLKDDPTLMFNNSGMAQFKEYFLGNATPKSKRIADTQKCLRVSGKHNDLEDVGFDTYHHTMFEMLGNWSFGDYFKKEAIAWAWEFLTEVLKLEKDRLYVSVFEGNPAENVPFDQEAFDLWKQYVAEDRIILGNKKDNFWEMGDQGPCGPCSEIHIDLRTDAERAAVSGFSLVNADHPQVVEIWNNVFMEFNRKADGSLEKLPAQHVDTGMGFERLCMAMQGVTSNYDTDVFTPLIRKVEEITGLKYTDNTVKDITEQQNKTNIAIRVIVDHVRAVAFAIADGQLPSNNGAGYVIRRILRRAIRYGFTFLGTKEPFIYQLVEVLAVQMGAFFPEIVAQKTLVENVIKEEEASFLRTLEQGLHLLDQVIEKTNGKVVDGAKAFELYDTFGFPIDLTALILREKGFELDEKGFEVAMNEQKTRSRAASEVSTDDWTILIGGNVEQFVGYDQLENQVKITRYRKVDSKKDGKLFQLVLDATPFYPEGGGQVGDCGLIVSANEAIQVIDTKKENNLILHIVRELPANVEGTFAAKVDVEARQQSMANHSATHLLHQALRTILGTHVEQKGSLVSPTHLRFDFSHFAKVTEEELQQVEDFVNSRIHEQLPLIERRSIPFNQAVAEGAMALFGEKYGDEVRAIRFGESMELCGGTHVQNTADIWQFKIVSEGAVAAGIRRIEAITNKAARAFYADQENTLKELKAVLKNPQDTLKAVVALQDENAKLKKQVEQLLKEKAKNLKGELKGQIQLINEVSFLAVEVDLDANGAKDLAYELGSELTNLYVVLGSNANDKPMLTCYVSKEIVEAKGLNAGQIVRELGKYIQGGGGGQAFFATAGGKNPAGMKEAISHAIDYLK
- a CDS encoding M23 family metallopeptidase → MAKVKYYYDSEKLAFHRIRPKSSKRIVNIFLFILSAAAFGLLGLFILINSNILATPKEKMLEREVAEFKTNYTLLNKKIDLIAEVLDELEVRDNEIYRAYFNTAPIPEEQRKAGLGGINRYKEFKNLQNEKLLQLTTEKIDLIAKQTAIQSRSLDDIINLAKGKEKLLAAIPAIQPVKNESLKHMASGYGYRSDPFTKIKKFHSGMDFSVNIGTPIYATGDGRVTRANNQLSGYGNLIEVEHGYGYQTRYAHLSKYNVKQGQTVKRGDIIGYAGSTGRSSGPHLHYEVHYKGNPVNPLNYYYGDISAKEFELLLQEANHENQSLD
- a CDS encoding MerR family transcriptional regulator, producing the protein MKVNLPEKRYYSIGELAKAFDVNTSLIRFWEKEFDIIKPKKNAKGNRMFSQQDVKNFELIYHLVKERGFTLEGAKEQLKLKPKEAVDNLEIIKRLEYIKETLISIKNEL
- a CDS encoding LemA family protein translates to MKKALPIIIVLVVLIGGYFLLSMNYQNTALGHKQAVDKSWADVEGAYQRRNDLIGNLVETVKGAADFEKSTLEAVVNARAKATSVSIDPTNMTEAQLANFQQTQSGVSSALGRLLVTVEKYPDLKTNQNFLKLQDELASTENQIFTQRSRFNETVQVYNGYILKVPNKFFLNGYAERPFFKAEAGAENAPKVKF